The genomic stretch CCCGGTCACGACCACCGGGGTGAACCGCTCGAAGAAGCGGGCACGATGCCGCTTCCAGGCCGCGGCAACATCCACCGCATCGTCCGCGCAGGGCGTTGCGAGCAGGGTGGCGGTCCGAATGCGAGCCACCTTGAGGAACCGCATACGCTCGTCGCTGGTTGCGCACAGGTACCAGTCGCTGCCCGCGCTCACCAGCCCGTGCGGCTCCACCACCAGATCCTGCACGACCGCCCGGGGCGACCGGTAATCGAGACGCGCCTTCTTCCGCGCGAACACGGCTGCCTGCACCGTCGCGAACGCCTCCCCGGGTTGCAGGGCATCAGGTTGGGGCAGCCAGCCGTTCGGGTCAATCACGATCCGCGACGCCGCGGCCGCCGTCCGGTTGCGATGGGCATCCGGGACAGCGGCGAGCAGCTTGCGAACCCCCGAAACAAAGGCTGCACTCAATCCCATCGCGTCAGCACCCCACGACGAGAGCGCCGCGAACAGCGCCCGGCTCTCATCCCCGCTCAACGCGGTCACATCGGTGCGATACCCCGATAGCAACCTGACCCCTCCCCCGGGACCGCGCTGGCAGTACACCGGGACCCCGGCAGCCGACAGCGCCTCCACGTCCCGCAGAATCGTGCGGCGCGAGACCTCCAGTCGTCGCGCCAGTTCCCCGGTCGAGAGACCGCCGTGGGCACGCAACAACCAGATCATCGACAACAACCGATCCGCCCTCATGAATCCGAGACTGTCACACGAACATGACAGGAGATGTCACCAACGGCCCGTACCTTCTCAGGCGACAAACCGGATCCCGAGCGACAAGGAAATCTCTCATGACGATCTTCACCCCGACCAGCGTCATCCTCTACGTCGAGGACGTGAATACCAGCACTGCGTTCTATCGCCGGGCCCTCGGCGAGGAACCCGTCGAAACCTTCGAGGGCTTCGCGGTTTTCGCCCTGACCGAGGATGTCACCCTCGGCCTGCAGGCCCGCGACGGCATCGATCCGGAGGCCGTGGGTACCCCGGGCAGCGTCGAACTTTCCATGAGCAACGCCACCCGCGATGACGTCGACCGCCTTCACCGATCCTGGAGCGAGCTCGGCTTCCCCATGGCCCTAGAACCCACCGAGCTCGCCTTCGGCTACACCTTCGTCGCCACCGATCCCGACGGGCATCGCCTCCGCGTCTGCGCCACCGACACGACGAGCCTGTGACGGCGTCACTACACCCCACGAACCATCCTCCGACTTGAGCTGACGTACCCCGATACGCCTCCAGCTGCCCAGCATCACGCATCAAAAGGACATTCATCCTGCTGAATGTCGATTAGATCACCTGCTGGATGTCGAGTAAGGGTGGTCATGTATCTTCGGCGCACCGTGGACGAGCTGCTGGACACGTTCCTCCCCCAAGCGCCCGCCATTGCGCTGGACGGGGCGAAAGGGGTCGGGAAGACCGGCACGGCGCTTCAGCGTGCCACGAAGGTTTTCCTCTTGGATCGCCCAGACCAACGCGCCCTCGTCGAGGCCGATCCCGACGGAATCCGCCGGCCGGGAACGACGCTGCTCGATGAATGGTCCCGGATGCCCGAAGTCTGGGATCTCGTGCGCAGGGAGGTGGACAACGAAGCAGGTCCGGGCAGTTTCCTGCTCACTGGATCCGCCACCCCCGCCACGGCGCAGGGAACCCACAGCGGCGCAGGGCGCATCCTGTCGCTGCGCATGCGCCCCATGGCCCTCCACGAACGTGGGCAGCTCATCCCCACCGTCTCACTCACCTCCCTGCTGGCGGCAGAACCACCCTGCTCGGCCGAGATCGAAGGCCACACGTCGTACTGCCTGGCGGACTATCTGGACGCCATCGCGGCAAGCGGGTTTCCCGGCATCATGGGTCTTGGTCCCGACCTGCGAACCGAACAACTCGCCACCTACATCCAGCGCGTGATTGATCGTGACCTGCTGGATCTGGGCTATGGCGTGCGCCGGCCCGAAACACTGCGCCGCTGGCTCGCGGCATACGCCGCCGCATCCTCGACCACCACCAGCTACTCCAAGCTTCTTGACACCACTACCTGCGGCGACGGCCAACAACCGACCCGGGACACCACCCAGACCTACCGTGATCACCTCACCCAGCTCTGGCTGCTCGACCCGGTTCCTGGTTGGAGCCCCAGCCGCAACCCCTTCACCAGATTGCAGCAGGCGCCGAAACACCAACTGGCCGATCCCGCCCTGGCGGCCTCGCTGCTGGGCGCGACCGCCTCCTCCATGACCACCCCTCGCCATTCCCACCTCGCCGGCCCCTTGTTCGAGGCCCTCGCCACCCTCACCGTGCGGGTGGCCGCCGAGGCGGCACGGGCCCGCGTGGGCCATCTGCGCACCCGCAACGGCGATCACGAGATCGACCTGATAGCCGAGACCCGCGACGGGCGCATCGTCGCCATCGAGGTGAAACTGGCCGCCTCGGTGACGGACCCGGATGTTCAGCACCTCGTCTGGCTGGGCTCCCGCCTGCCCCAGGACGTGGCCGACCTGGTGATTCTCACAACGGGAACCACCGCCTACCGGCGGAGAGACGGCGTGGCGGTGATCCCCCTTGCGCTGCTCGGGCCGTAGGCACACCGCATCACGCCTACGTCCCGAGCACCTGCCCAACCTCCCTCGATCACGACGCCGGGCACATTTCTTGCCAGCCACCGGCGAGCCTGCCGAAGCGTTGCACAAAGGCCAGCAAACCTGCGGGATCGATCACAGCGAAACGACGATCTGCGTCACAGCAAATCTGCGGTTTCGCCGTCTCTTGGATAGGCTTTCTCCATGTCGCGGCTGATTGAACGAGCCATCCAGTCATGGGCTGAGGAACTCCTCGGCTTCAGTCCGGTCCTGGTCGTAGAAGGGGCCAGACAGACGGGCAAGTCAACTCTGGCGCGGATGTTGCGGCCAAACGCCATCACGGTGAACCTCGACGATCCCCAGACCTTGGACTACGCCAGGAACGATCCGGTGGGATTCGCCGCTCAGGCAGGTGATGGCGTCCTCATCATCGATGAGTTCCAGCGCCTGCCTTCGTTGTCGCTGGCGATCAAGGCCAACGTTGACGCCGATCGTCGACCCGGTCGTTTCATCCTCACGGGATCATCGGATTTCGCGCGGGTACGTGGTGACAAAGATTCACTCGCCGGACGCGCGCTGTCGGTGACCGTGTGCCCGCTGACCCAGGCCGAGGTCCGGGACACAACTGCGTCGGGAACACTGGTTGACAGGCTGCTCGGGGCAACGGGAGTTCACGACCTTCCGGCTTCCGCTGAGCCACTGACCCACACCGGCCTCGCGCATCTTCTGACGGCAGGTGGTTTCCCTGCGGTTCACAACGCCATACCACGACTGCGGGCGGAATGGTACCGCAACTACGTCGAGCGGCTGGTCCGCGTCGACGCCCTCGCTGACGGTTCCCGCCTCGCCCCTGAGCGCCTACTCACGGTGCTCCAGCTGCTCGCCGCCCACCAGTCCGGCGAACTGGTCAAGGCGCGTCTGGCCCAGGAGGCGGGACTCGCGGCATCGTCGGTGACGAGTTACCTGGACGTGCTGGCCAGGCTGTTCCTCACCCTGCGCGTGAGGCCGTGGGAGACCAACCTCACGAAACGAGAAATCGGGCGGGCGAAGGTCTCCGTGCTGGACTCCGGGCTGGCCGCATGGTTATGCGATGCCTCCCCGACCGCCCTGACCACGATCCCACACGGGGTGCAGCAGCTCGGGGCCCTGACGGAGGGGTTCGTCGCCGGCGAGCTGCACGCCCAGCAGCAGTGGAGCAGGAGCCGATACCGCATGCACCACTACCGTGACCGCAACCAGAAGGAGGTCGATTTCATCCTGGAGGTCGACGATTCGCGACTGATCGCGATCGAGGTCAAGGCCAGCCGAACCGTCACGGGCTCCCACCTCGCCGGGCTGCGATTCCTGAAGGAAAAACTCGGTCCCCGCCTGACAAGGGGCGTGGTTCTCGCGCCCATTGACCGACCCGCCAGCTTCGGCGACGATCTGTGGGCGCTGCCTCTCTCGGCCCTGTGGAGCTGAAACCCTGCGCAGGGGAACGGGAAACAGCACGTCACGATGCCAGGGTCCGGCGGCGGGACCGGCAATCACGGTCTTGAGCGCGACCCGTTTCTCCCCTGCTGGGCAGCGATCCGCCTGCGCCGTTCGTTCTGGGCGGCCCTAAGGGCCGGGCCGTCAGCGAGTCTCCTTGAACTCGACATGGCGCCGGATGGTGGGATCATACTTGCGCAGCGAGAGCCGGTCGGGATCGTTGCGGCGGTTCTTCCGAGTCACGTAGGTATAGCCGGTTCCCGCGGTGGAGCGCAGTTTGATCAGCGGTCGCAGGTCATTCTTCTTGGCCATCTCAGAGCTTCCTTCCCTGGGCAATGAGGTCCGCGACCACCGCATCGATGCCCCGGGCATCAATCACCTTGATGCCCTTCGCAGAAACTGTGAGCTTGACCCTTCGTCCCAGCGACGGCACCCAGTAACGCTTTGTCTGGACGTTGACGTTGAAGCGACGATTGGTCTTTTTCTTCGACCAGGGGACGTTGTGCCCGAAACCGGGCACGGCCCCCGTGACCTGACAGTGACGTGACATGGGACTCCTCGGGTTGCACGAACATTCGCCGATAATGATAATGAGTCGCAATTGAAGTTCCAACCCGACCCTCGGAAGGCCCATGATGAAACCAGGCATCCATCCCGACTACCACCCCGTCGTCTTCCGCGACATCACCACCCGAACCATGTACCTGACCCGTTCGACGATGACCTCTACGCAGACGATCGAGTGGAGCGACGGGAACACCTACCCCCTGGTCGATGTGGAGATCACCGCCGACAGCCACCCCTTCTACACGGGCAAGGCGCGCAGACTCAGCGTCACGGGACGCGTCGAAAAATTCCAGCAGCGCTACGGGAAGATCTGACCCTGATACCCGCACCCCAGGCTGGCCACCATGCACTCACACATCGCCCGGACCTGCCCCGACGAGGCAAACCGGGCTTTCGGCCCTGAACCGCCCAGGCCACCGCCTTCCCACATCACAGGCAGGACAGCTGGCGACGCCTCGGCGCAGCCCACCAGGGACTCACACCTGGAAGAGCACAAAGCGCGCACCGTGAGGATCGGCGGCCTCGGCCATGCGGCCCCACGGGGTGTCAGCCGCTTCCGAAAGAATCTCTCCCCCGAGCCGAAGCACCTGCGCGACCGCCTCGTCGACATTCGTGACACCGATGTGAACCCGCCAGCCCGGAATCGCGACTGGACCCTCACAATGCTTCATCTCACCGATGCCGCAGACCGCATTGTCACCTTCACCGTTGGTGATGTAGGGCACCTCGTCACCGTCGATCGGGTGCCGATCCCAGCCGAACACGTCACCATAGAACGCCACGCACCGCTCGAAATTCCTGCTCATCACGTCGTACCACACAGGCATGCCCGCAACAGACACGGAGGAGGAACCAGTGAAGGCGGGATCGTGCAGCGCTCCGACACGCGACCCGTCGGGATCCTCAACAACGGCATAGACCATTGCTTCGTCCACCCGAACCGGGGCGATGATGACGTCGCCTCCAGCTGCCTCCACCTTGTACGCAAAATCACTCATATCCGACATCGTCAGACAGACGAGCCAACCCGAATATGGTGCCTCTTTGGACAGTGGCTCAATGGTCCCGATCATGTTCTCCGACAGCGAAATGACGTTCGCGAGCGGTGAGTCAGGATCGCCCTTCTCGATGCTCCAACCAAACAGTTCGTGGTAGAACTCAGCGGATGTCTCCGGTTCTGCCGTGTACAGCTCGATCCAGCAGGGCTGCCCGGGAAGAATCTTGTTCACCGTTTCAGTCATGGTGTCTCCTTGCCCCAACGATTCGACGCACTGGCTCACACCATAGCTTCATCGGCAAAGGCTGAACGGCCCCGGTCACCGGCGCTGGATGGCGAGCGACCCTGCTCGCCCATTCCTTACTCAGACGACGGCGAAGGGGCGGACACCGAATGGTGCCCGCCCCTTCGTCGTCAATGGTTCACTCAACCGGTTTGGTGATCGTGCCGTCGACCAGGACGCTGGGCGACATGGTCGCGGAGATCGCGACCTTCTTCACGTAGCGGCCCTTCGACGCGGCGGGCTTGAGACGCAGGATCTCCTCCAGCGCCGCAAAGTAGTTCTCGACAAGCTGCTGCTCGGTGAACGAGGCCTTGCCGATGATGAACTGCAGGTTGGCGTGCCGGTCCACGCGGAACTCGATCTTGCCGCCTTTGATGTCGGAGACTGCCTTGGCCACATCCATGGTGACGGTGCCGGTCTTCGGGTTCGGCATCAGGCCGCGCGGGCCGAGGACACGACCCAGCCGGCCGACCTTGCCCATCATGTCGGGGGTGGCGACGACCGCATCGAAGTCCAGGTAGCCGCCGGAGATCTTCTCGACGAGATCGTCGACGCCGACCTCATCGGCTCCCGCTGCGATCGCGGCTTCTGCCTTCTCACCGGAGGCAAAGACGAGGACCCGAGCCGTCTTGCCAGTGCCGTTGGGAAGGTTGACCGTGCCGCGCACCATCTGATCCGCCTTGCGGGGATCGACGCCGAGGCGCACCGCGACCTCGATGGTCTCGTCGAACTTGGCCGAAGCCATTTCCTTGACCAGCTTCATCGCCGCCTCGGGCGTGTGCAGCTGGGAACCACCGCGCTTCTCGGCGGCGGCCTTGTAGGCCTTGCTGTGTTTCATTTTCTGGTTCCGTTCTTTGTCGTCAGCCTCGCGGGCTGATCCACCAGTTCTGGTGCGGGAGTGATCTCCCTGCCAGGGGGGTGTGTCACTCGACGGTGACGCCCATGGAGCGGGCGGTGCCCTCCACGATCTTGCAGGCAGCCTCGACGTCGTTGGCGTTGAGGTCCGGCAGTTTCATCGTGGCGATCTCGCGAACTTGGTCCTTGGTGAGCTTGCCCACCTTGTTCTTCAGCGGGTTGTCTGAACCCGACTGGATTCCGGCGGCCTTCTTGATGAGCTCGGCAGCGGGCGGGGTCTTCGTGATGAAGGTGAACGTGCGATCCTCGTAGATGGTGATCTCAACGGGGATGACGTTACCGCGCTGGGACTCCGTCGCCGCGTTGTACGCCTTGACGAATTCCATGATGTTGACGCCGTGCGGGCCGAGGGCGGTGCCGACCGGCGGCGCCGGGGTGGCGGAGCCGGCCTGCAGGGCAACCTTGACGAGGGCTGCAACCTTCTTCTTGGGAGGCATGTTGGGTCCTTATGGGTTTAGATTTGGAACGGTCACGCCGGGCGCACCCGGATCGCGACGCAACGCGCCATTGTAGGGTCCCGGAAGGGCGGGAACCTAACCGACCTTCTCGACCTGCTTGAATTCCAGGTCGACGGGGGTCTCACGGCCGAGGATCTCGACGAGAGCCCGGAACCGCTGCTGGTTGGCGCTGATCTCGGTGATCGTGGCGTGCACCCCGGTGAAGGGGCCGTCGGTCACCATCACGGAGTCGCCGACCGCGAAATCGACGATCTCCACCTTCTTCTTCGCGCGCGCCACTGTGGCGGAGGCCTTGGAGGCCGCCTTCGCGACGACGGAAGGAGTCAGCATGCTGACCACCTCGTCCAGACTGAGCGGGATGGGGGTCTGGCCGTGACCGACGAAACCGGTCACGGAGGGGGTGTGGCGCACCGTCGCCCACGAGTCGTCGGTCAGCTCCATCCGCACCAGCACGTAGCCGGGCAACACGCAGCGGGTGACGGTCTTTCGGGTGTTGTTGCGCACTTCGACGACCTCCTCGGTGGGAACGATCGTCTCAAAGATGTAGTCCTCCATGTTCAGGGATGCGGCCCGGGAGTCGAGGTTCTGCTTGACCCGATTCTCCATACCCGAATAGGTGTGAATGACGTACCACTCGCCGAACTTGGCCTCCAGTTCCTCCCGGAGCTTCGCGACGGCCTCGGCGGTGGCGTCGTCGGTTTCAGGGTGCTCGGGTTCGTCATCCTCCGGTTCGTCGGTGAGGGCGATCTCTTCCTGGGGTTCGTTCTCCTCGTCGAGCGGGCCGAGGTCGATCTCGACCTCGTCGCTGGAGGCGGGAAGCTCCCCCAGGTCGATCTCGAAGTCGTCGGTGTTCTCACTCACTGGGGGTTCCTCCAAACAGGCTGAGCAGGGCCCAGCCGAAGCCGTTGTCGAGAAGCATGACGTAGGCAATTATGAACAACACGAACAGCAGGACCGCCGAGAACAGCACCGTGAGTTCCCCCCAGCTGGGCCACACGACCTTTTTGAGCTCAGTCGCGGACTGGCGTACGAACTGCACCGGGTTCTTCGCCCTGTAGGGATCGTGCTCGTCACGCTCGCCCTTGGTGCGTTTCTTGGTGGCCGTCGTTTTTTTCACGGGGGCCTTCGCGGTCTTGCGGGCCACCACCTTCGACGTCTTCTCGTCGGCCTTCTCGGTGTCGTCGTCCTCCGCGCCGTCCTCGGAGGCTTCCTCGTCGAACTGGTCCTCCAGATCGGCGATCACCTCGTCGTCGGCGACGGGGTCAGCCTCGGGGATCTCGTCCCCGTCCTGCCGAGTCTTGTCGTCGCTCACGCGCGGTCCCTTTCGGTCAACAAACGAAATGCCTGCCCACCCACTGGGTGGCAGGCGTTGGAAGCATGTGCTTCGCAGGGCAGGAGGGACTCGAACCCCCAACCTGCGGTTTTGGAGACCGCTGCTCTGCCAGTTGAGCTACTACCCTTCGGCGCGGTCACGCACCTTGCTGAAGGCGCGACCAACCTCGCCAAGCCCCTACCCTACCGCATCCCCGGCAAGGTCCGAAATCTCTGTTCAGATGCTCACGCCGACGAGGTTTACCTCGGGGGCCAGGGTGATACCGAACCGTTCCCGGACCCCGTCGCGGATCTCACGGGCAAGATCGAGGACGTCGGCGGTGGTGGCGTGCCCGCGGTTGGTGAGCGCCAGCACGTGCCGGGTGGACAACCGCGCCGGGCCGGTTCCGTGACCCGCGGGGAATCCGGCGTGCTGGATCAGCCAGGCGGCGCTGGTCTTGATCCCTCCATCTGCGGAAAAACGGGGAGCCTCCGCGGGCAGGGAGGCAGCCTGCTCCGGGGTGAGGATCGGGTTGGTGAAAAAAGATCCTGCGGACCAGGTGTCGTGGTCGTTCTCGTCCAGAACCATGCCCTTCCTCCGTCGGATGGCGAGCACAGTCTCCCGCACATGGACTGCCGGAGCGCGCTGCCCCACCTCGACGCCGAGGGCACGGGCCAGTTCGGGGTAGCGGATGGGTTGTCCCAGGTCTCCGAGCGGCAGCTGGAAGTCAACACGCAGCACCAGGTGACGCCCCTTCTCGCGTTTGAAGCGGGAGTCGCGATAGCCGAAACCACACTCGGCAGCCGCAAAGCTGCGGATACGCCCCTCGGAGCGATCCCAGGTGCGGACCCGCTGGATGAGGGTCACCACCTCGGCCCCGTAGGCACCGACGTTCTGAATCGGGACGGCCCCCACGGACCCGGGTATCCCGGAGAGGGCCTCCAACCCGGACCACTGCGAGGCCACGGCGCGGGCGACGAGATGGTCCCATGTCTCCCCCGCGGCGACCTCCAACTGCGCCCCGGAACAGTCCGCGGTCTCGGTGCGAACCCCTCGGGTGGCGACCTTGACCACGGTGCCGTCGAAGCCCTCGTCGGCGATCAGAACATTGGAGCCGCCGCCGAGGATCAGGACCGGTTCGCCACGGGAGTCGCAGTCCGCGACGGTGTCGATGAGCTGCTGTTCGGTCCTCGCCTCGACGAAACGCCGCGCGGGCCCGCCGAGTCGGAAGGTGGTGTGGTTCGCGAGCGGCTCAGTCAATGCGGACCTCCACCTTCGCGGCCCCCAGCACCGCGTCGTCACCGCAGGTCGCGGTCAGGTTGACGGTGGCCACCCCGTCGGCGACGGCGGCGACGGTCCCGGTGAAACGCACCAGCGTGCCCTCGTCGGTGTCAGGAACCACCACAGGACGGGTGAACCTCACGCAGTAGCGCCCGACGCGGGCCGGATCGCCGATCCAACGGGTGACCAAGCCGAGCCCGGCACCCATCGTCCACATGCCGTGGGCAAGCACCCCGGGCAGGCCGATGGCGCGGGCGTGGCGGTCGGAGAAGTGAATCTCGTTGAAATCCGTGGAGGCACCGGCGTAGCGCACCACCACCGACCTGGTGACCCGGATCTCCAAGGCCGGGAGTTCCTGCCCCACCTGGATCTCGCGCTCAGTCATGGGGGGCCTCCTCGCGGGTGTGCATCAGGGTGGAACGGGCGTCGCAGACCGCCTCGTCGTCGACGGTCAACGCCACCAGGATCGTGACCATGTCCAGGTTGCCGCGGTTGCGGACCCGTTCGATGGTGAGCCGGGCCACCACGTCGTCGCCCTCACGCAGGGGACGGTGGAAGTCGAAGGTCTGGTCGGCGTGGACGGTGCGGTGCAGGGCCAAGCCCAGCTCCTCGTCATCGAAGAGAGCGCCCCAGGCCTGGGCTGCGATGACGGCCGCGAAGGTCGGTGGAGCGATGGGATGGTCACCGAAGTAGGCGGGGTTCTCGTCCTGGATGGCGCGTGCGAACTCTGCGATCTTTGCGCGGCTGACGCAGTAGGCGGGGGCCGGAGCATAGGTCCGGCCCGCGTGCTCGGCGGAAATCGGCATGGGGGAAGGCTACCGGGAAAACAGCGAGGGCCGCCCCTTGCGGAAGCGGCCCTCGTCGAAAGGGTGCGGCTCAGCGGGTCTCGCGGTGCGCACGATGGGTGCGACAGCGCGGGCAGTACTTCTTGAGCTCGATCCGGTCGGGATCGTTGCGACGGTTCTTCTTGGTGATGTAGTTGCGCTCCTTGCACTCGGTGCAGGCAAGCGTGATCTTCGGACGAACGTCCTGCCCCTTCTTGGCCATGATCAGTTTCCCTCGGTGTAGTGGCGCGGATGCGCGCTGGCTTCGGTTGTGTGGTGACGAGGGCGGGACTTGAACCCGCGACACAGCGATTATGAGCCGCTTGCTCTACCGACTGAGCTACCCCGTCGACATTCCCACCCGGGGCTTCCGGGCAAGAACAGAGCCCCCATGCGGAATCGAACCGCAGACCTTCTCCTTACCATGGAGACGCTCTGCCTACTGAGCTATAGGGGCCAGCCGTCGGCAAACTCTACACGGCCCTTCGCGAGAAGCACAAGTCGACAGCTGAGGCCCACCTATCAGGACGACACCCTCCGTCCGGCACCGCTTCGTCCGGCCCACGAACCGCTCAGCAGCAGGGCTGCGAGAAGACCAAAGAGCACCACCGCAGGCCATCCGATCAGGCCCGCCGGTCGCGGCCACGACACCGTCTAGGAGCAGGGCCGCCCCGAAACTCACCAGTAGGAACACGTCGACCGCCCGCACGTGAACACCCTGCCGCCCAGTAGCGGTCATTACTGTTGCTCCCCCGCGAGCATCTGACCCGAGGGCAGGAACCACAGGCCAACCATGTCGCCGTCGCGGTTGTAACTGACGCGGGCCACAAGTTCGGCGGCCTCCATGTGAAGGGGCTCCTCCACCACGACAACCCCACCCGACAGAGCCAGGGGGGTCGGGGTGCCGCGCCGTTCGAGCTCCCCGCCCAGCGCAATCACCTGCGCCCAGGCGTCTGCTAGCCGCTCGGCGTCGAGCTGCCATCCGGCACGCGGGCCGGCCAATTCTTCTGCTTTTTGCCATTCGTGCTTCTCGAT from Arachnia propionica encodes the following:
- a CDS encoding helix-turn-helix transcriptional regulator; translation: MRADRLLSMIWLLRAHGGLSTGELARRLEVSRRTILRDVEALSAAGVPVYCQRGPGGGVRLLSGYRTDVTALSGDESRALFAALSSWGADAMGLSAAFVSGVRKLLAAVPDAHRNRTAAAASRIVIDPNGWLPQPDALQPGEAFATVQAAVFARKKARLDYRSPRAVVQDLVVEPHGLVSAGSDWYLCATSDERMRFLKVARIRTATLLATPCADDAVDVAAAWKRHRARFFERFTPVVVTGWLRADRWEDAREWAIRVDETELGDDPPAGKWRPARLEFMDDLHALTILLRLGPGVRVEAPTEIRTRLLTHLDRITELYHR
- a CDS encoding VOC family protein, which produces MTIFTPTSVILYVEDVNTSTAFYRRALGEEPVETFEGFAVFALTEDVTLGLQARDGIDPEAVGTPGSVELSMSNATRDDVDRLHRSWSELGFPMALEPTELAFGYTFVATDPDGHRLRVCATDTTSL
- a CDS encoding ATP-binding protein, coding for MYLRRTVDELLDTFLPQAPAIALDGAKGVGKTGTALQRATKVFLLDRPDQRALVEADPDGIRRPGTTLLDEWSRMPEVWDLVRREVDNEAGPGSFLLTGSATPATAQGTHSGAGRILSLRMRPMALHERGQLIPTVSLTSLLAAEPPCSAEIEGHTSYCLADYLDAIAASGFPGIMGLGPDLRTEQLATYIQRVIDRDLLDLGYGVRRPETLRRWLAAYAAASSTTTSYSKLLDTTTCGDGQQPTRDTTQTYRDHLTQLWLLDPVPGWSPSRNPFTRLQQAPKHQLADPALAASLLGATASSMTTPRHSHLAGPLFEALATLTVRVAAEAARARVGHLRTRNGDHEIDLIAETRDGRIVAIEVKLAASVTDPDVQHLVWLGSRLPQDVADLVILTTGTTAYRRRDGVAVIPLALLGP
- a CDS encoding ATP-binding protein, with amino-acid sequence MSRLIERAIQSWAEELLGFSPVLVVEGARQTGKSTLARMLRPNAITVNLDDPQTLDYARNDPVGFAAQAGDGVLIIDEFQRLPSLSLAIKANVDADRRPGRFILTGSSDFARVRGDKDSLAGRALSVTVCPLTQAEVRDTTASGTLVDRLLGATGVHDLPASAEPLTHTGLAHLLTAGGFPAVHNAIPRLRAEWYRNYVERLVRVDALADGSRLAPERLLTVLQLLAAHQSGELVKARLAQEAGLAASSVTSYLDVLARLFLTLRVRPWETNLTKREIGRAKVSVLDSGLAAWLCDASPTALTTIPHGVQQLGALTEGFVAGELHAQQQWSRSRYRMHHYRDRNQKEVDFILEVDDSRLIAIEVKASRTVTGSHLAGLRFLKEKLGPRLTRGVVLAPIDRPASFGDDLWALPLSALWS
- the rpmG gene encoding 50S ribosomal protein L33, with translation MAKKNDLRPLIKLRSTAGTGYTYVTRKNRRNDPDRLSLRKYDPTIRRHVEFKETR
- the rpmB gene encoding 50S ribosomal protein L28, whose translation is MSRHCQVTGAVPGFGHNVPWSKKKTNRRFNVNVQTKRYWVPSLGRRVKLTVSAKGIKVIDARGIDAVVADLIAQGRKL
- a CDS encoding type B 50S ribosomal protein L31 — its product is MKPGIHPDYHPVVFRDITTRTMYLTRSTMTSTQTIEWSDGNTYPLVDVEITADSHPFYTGKARRLSVTGRVEKFQQRYGKI
- a CDS encoding VOC family protein produces the protein MTETVNKILPGQPCWIELYTAEPETSAEFYHELFGWSIEKGDPDSPLANVISLSENMIGTIEPLSKEAPYSGWLVCLTMSDMSDFAYKVEAAGGDVIIAPVRVDEAMVYAVVEDPDGSRVGALHDPAFTGSSSVSVAGMPVWYDVMSRNFERCVAFYGDVFGWDRHPIDGDEVPYITNGEGDNAVCGIGEMKHCEGPVAIPGWRVHIGVTNVDEAVAQVLRLGGEILSEAADTPWGRMAEAADPHGARFVLFQV
- the rplA gene encoding 50S ribosomal protein L1; this translates as MKHSKAYKAAAEKRGGSQLHTPEAAMKLVKEMASAKFDETIEVAVRLGVDPRKADQMVRGTVNLPNGTGKTARVLVFASGEKAEAAIAAGADEVGVDDLVEKISGGYLDFDAVVATPDMMGKVGRLGRVLGPRGLMPNPKTGTVTMDVAKAVSDIKGGKIEFRVDRHANLQFIIGKASFTEQQLVENYFAALEEILRLKPAASKGRYVKKVAISATMSPSVLVDGTITKPVE
- the rplK gene encoding 50S ribosomal protein L11 — its product is MPPKKKVAALVKVALQAGSATPAPPVGTALGPHGVNIMEFVKAYNAATESQRGNVIPVEITIYEDRTFTFITKTPPAAELIKKAAGIQSGSDNPLKNKVGKLTKDQVREIATMKLPDLNANDVEAACKIVEGTARSMGVTVE
- the nusG gene encoding transcription termination/antitermination protein NusG; protein product: MEEPPVSENTDDFEIDLGELPASSDEVEIDLGPLDEENEPQEEIALTDEPEDDEPEHPETDDATAEAVAKLREELEAKFGEWYVIHTYSGMENRVKQNLDSRAASLNMEDYIFETIVPTEEVVEVRNNTRKTVTRCVLPGYVLVRMELTDDSWATVRHTPSVTGFVGHGQTPIPLSLDEVVSMLTPSVVAKAASKASATVARAKKKVEIVDFAVGDSVMVTDGPFTGVHATITEISANQQRFRALVEILGRETPVDLEFKQVEKVG
- the secE gene encoding preprotein translocase subunit SecE; this translates as MSDDKTRQDGDEIPEADPVADDEVIADLEDQFDEEASEDGAEDDDTEKADEKTSKVVARKTAKAPVKKTTATKKRTKGERDEHDPYRAKNPVQFVRQSATELKKVVWPSWGELTVLFSAVLLFVLFIIAYVMLLDNGFGWALLSLFGGTPSE
- a CDS encoding UDP-N-acetylmuramate dehydrogenase; amino-acid sequence: MTEPLANHTTFRLGGPARRFVEARTEQQLIDTVADCDSRGEPVLILGGGSNVLIADEGFDGTVVKVATRGVRTETADCSGAQLEVAAGETWDHLVARAVASQWSGLEALSGIPGSVGAVPIQNVGAYGAEVVTLIQRVRTWDRSEGRIRSFAAAECGFGYRDSRFKREKGRHLVLRVDFQLPLGDLGQPIRYPELARALGVEVGQRAPAVHVRETVLAIRRRKGMVLDENDHDTWSAGSFFTNPILTPEQAASLPAEAPRFSADGGIKTSAAWLIQHAGFPAGHGTGPARLSTRHVLALTNRGHATTADVLDLAREIRDGVRERFGITLAPEVNLVGVSI
- a CDS encoding MaoC/PaaZ C-terminal domain-containing protein, which codes for MTEREIQVGQELPALEIRVTRSVVVRYAGASTDFNEIHFSDRHARAIGLPGVLAHGMWTMGAGLGLVTRWIGDPARVGRYCVRFTRPVVVPDTDEGTLVRFTGTVAAVADGVATVNLTATCGDDAVLGAAKVEVRID
- a CDS encoding MaoC family dehydratase N-terminal domain-containing protein, with protein sequence MPISAEHAGRTYAPAPAYCVSRAKIAEFARAIQDENPAYFGDHPIAPPTFAAVIAAQAWGALFDDEELGLALHRTVHADQTFDFHRPLREGDDVVARLTIERVRNRGNLDMVTILVALTVDDEAVCDARSTLMHTREEAPHD
- the rpmG gene encoding 50S ribosomal protein L33; protein product: MAKKGQDVRPKITLACTECKERNYITKKNRRNDPDRIELKKYCPRCRTHRAHRETR